GGGAGGCGTCGAACCGTTCCTTCCGGGGGGCGGGGAGCCACCGATGAGACACCATCCTTGCTATGCTGTAACCCTAACTCGACGAGAGGACACTGATAGGTGGGCAGTTTGGGTGGGGCGCCACACCCTCGAAAAAATATCAAGGGTGCTCTAAGGTCGACTCAGGTGAGTCGGAAACTCGCCGGAGAGTGTCAAGAGCAAAAGTCGGCCTGACGCGAATCCACACAGCAAAGGTTCGCGAGACGAAAGTCGGATCTAACGAACCGATATGCCCTGTTGGTGAGGGCTATCGACGACAGAAAAGCTACCCCGGGGATAACAGAGTCGTCGCCGGCAAGAGCACATATCGACCCGGCGGCTTGCTACCTCGATGTCGGTTCTTTCCATCCTGGCCGTGCAGCAGCGGCCAAGGGTGAGGTTGTTCGCCTATTAAAGGGGATCGTGAGCTGGGTTTAGACCGTCGTGAGACAGGTCGGTTACTATCTTTTAGGAGTGTTCGGAGTCTGAGGGTAAGAAGGAAATAGTACGAGAGGAACTTTCCTTCGTCGCCTCTGGTCGATCGGTTGTCCGACAGGGCATCGCCGAGCAGCTACGCGATAAGGGATAAAAGCTGAATGCATCTAAGCTTGAAACCCGCCCTGAAAAGAGACTCCGTTGAGGGCATCGGTAGAAGACCGGTTTGATAGGCCCGGGATGTACGCACGAAGGCAACGACGTGTTCAGTCCGCGGGTACTAACGCCCGAATGCCATACCCTGAACCCAGACGAATTTCAGAGTGCACACCGCCTCGCGGACGATAGGGATATTTATTATCCATGGAGCCCAATCATAGGAGGACACGGCTGCCAAGGTGGCGGAGCGGCCACGCGGTTGACTGCAGATCAACTACACCCCGGTTCAAATCCGGGCCTTGGCTTGCGGCCAGGCATCCGAATGGACGTCTGGTCGTCCCCGGGAGATAGAATCTTCCGGGGGTCATAGCGGCCATAGCGGCGGGGAAACACCTGGACTCATCCCGAACCCAGCAGTTAAGCCCGCCCACGTACCATGTTGTACTGAGGTACGCGAGTCCTCGGGAAGCATGGTTCGCTGCTATGCCTTGAAGACGGGAATTCGTCGTTTTTATTGTCGTTTTTCTACTTATCGAAACTGGCGGTTCGTCACTATCTGCCTGCTCGATCTCTCGGCGTTTGTCATCCGGCGAGATCGCACGGGGACCGAACGGCAGTCATTCCGGGACGTCACCGGCATTCCCGGTAAAGGATTCTTGACGTGGGGGTGTGGCGATTGCGTCCGCGTCTCCCGGGCGGGATAAACGTTCACTGGCAGGAACCTGCCCATTGCATCCGGGCACTGTTTCGTGCCGATCACGGTATCCGCTCGGAGGGTGTCCTGCCGGAGGGCGAAAACCCCGTGGAAAGATCTATGAAAAGGCATGGGAGAGGCCATCGCGATCGGGGAGGATGGAGGCGTACACCCGTCCTCCGGACACCGCATGTCAGGAGATCAGCAGCATGAACTGCAGAAATATCTCGGGATTCTCAAGCATGTCGGGATTGACGCCTTCGAAGATGAACGTCCGCTTCGCGGCTCCAAACCACCCCCCCTCCCGTTCGGTCATTGCCTTGCCATCCTTCTCGAACACGAACGTCCGAACGGGTTCGCCATGCCCTCTGCCCTCGATCTCGGATATGCCCCTCTTCTCGTACTGGAACACCCGGACGACCCGGCCGTACCTGCCTCCATCGCGTTCCAGAATCGTTCTTCCGCCGTCCTCAAACGAATACGTTCTCTTGATCTTGCCGTAGATGCGGCCTTCGGTTTCCACCATCCCCGTCGGATCGAACCGGAACGTGCGGAGAACATCGCCGCCCTTCTCAAACCCTTCGCGTTCCGTCATGGTGTCCCCGTCCTCCTCGTAGACGAACGTTCGGAGAATGCCCCCGTGCCAGTCGCCCGACCGCTCGAAGATGCCGCCCTTGTCGAATACGAATGTGCGGGTGATCCTCCCGTACCAGCCCTGCCGCTCTACGATTCCTCCAACAGCCATAGAGATCGCTTCTCTGCGTCCTCCTCATGAGAATAGGGAATGTTATGATAAATCTTTTATGTCGACCCCGGTTCGATCGAAGGGCGATGAAGTATGTCCACCCCGACTCCTGGAGCCGTTCACCTCGCCTCCGATCGGGCGGCACTGCCGTCCGCCCTCTGCCGTTCGTCCCCGCTACCGAAACTCCCCCGGCGATCGAACCTCTGCAGTGCCACGCCGCCGTCCACCCGCGAGAGCGGAACCGGCGGATTCGCAATCCGACCGCACCTCTGCTCGCAGGGCACCGGGGCTGTGCACCCCGCTCCTGGGGCATCGGTGCTTCGGCAGTGAACACACCCGCCGGGGCTCTCTCTCCCCTGTGGCGACTCCCTCCTGAGCGTCGCTTCGGGAGAGTCCATCGCTGCCGGATTGCCCGGTATGAATCCGTCCCCCTTACGGCTCTGATGTCATTCCGGCTGAAGAGGCGTCCACCGTTCCTCTCCGGGGATCGTACGGAAGGGTCCTGCCGGAATCGACCGCGAGGAGCATTCGCATAAATGCCGGAGAACCGGAACAGTATTTATGGGTGCACGTAGATGCCTTGCAGGCAGAGTAGGCGAAGATGGTCTTCACGGCGGCAGCGGACGCGACGCAAGACCTTTCAATCCGGAAGCAGACTGGAAAATGCTGGAGCAATCGGGACAGCAATAGATCGAGTGGATGTGCGATGCCCCGCGACACGGAGCTGAAGAGGGAACTCGGACTCTTCGAGGTGACATTTGCAGGGACGGGCATCATCCTGGGAGCCGGCATCTACGCGCTCTTGGGAGAGGGGGCGGCTCTGGCCGGAAACGCCGTCTGGCTTGCTTTCCTGATCTCCGCCGGCATCGCACTCTTCACGGGCCTGAGTTACGCCGAGCTCTCCTCCATGTTCCCCCGGGCGAGCGCGGAGTACGAATACACGGCTCAGAGTTTCGGCAGGAAGATCGCGTTCATCGTCGGATGGCTCATCATCCTCTCCGGCGTGATCGCATCCGCCACGGTGGCGGTCGGATTCGGCGGGTACGTAGCCGATCTCTTCTCTGTGAGTCCAATCCCCTCCGCCATCCTTCTCATCGCTGCCCTATCCCTCCTGCTGTGCATCGGTGTTCGCGAATCCGCGTCCGTGGCAGTCGTATTCACGCTGATCGAGGCGGGGGGATTGATATTCATCGCCGTTGTCGGCATCCCCTATCTCGGGAGGGTCGACTACTTCGAGATGCCGTCCGGCGTGGACGGACTTCTCCAGGCGTCCGCACTGCTCTTCTTCGCCTACCTGGGTTTCGAGGAGATCGTCAAGATGTCCGAGGAGGCGCGGGAGCCGGAGAAGACCATTCCGCGCGGGCTGATGCTCGCCCTGCTCACCAGCATCGTTCTCTACATCGCGGCCTCCATCAGTGCCGTGAGCGTGACCGGCTGGCAGATGCTCTCCGCCACCGCGGCGCCCTTCTCGGTGGTGGCGCAGGTGGCGGTCGGGGATCTGGGATCCGTGCTGCTCTCCGCGATTGCTCTCTTTGCGACGGCAAACACTGTTCTTCTCATGATGTATGCCGCGTCCCGGATCATCTACGGCATGGCGGAGTCGTTCTCCCTGCCGCGGGTGCTCGCACGGGTGCACCCGGTGCGCAGAACTCCGTGGGTGGCAATCCTCGTCATCGCGGTCTTCACCATCCTGTTCGTCTTTGCGGGGGATATCGGGTTCATCGCAAATCTTACCAACTATACGCTGTTCGTCGCGTTCATCGCGATCAACGGCGCTGTAATCGTGCTCCGCTTCACAAGGCCCCTCATGATCCGCCCCTTCCGGGTTCCGCTGAGCGTCGGTGCCTTCCCCCTGGTCCCGCTCTTTGGCATCCTCTCGAGCATCCTCCTGCTTGTCCAGCTGGATGCGGTGGTGCTGCTGATCGGGGTCATCATAACCCTCATCGGCGCGGTCATCGCATTCGCGAACATCCGGTACGGGCGGGAATCTCCCTGACCGGGGGATGCCCTTGCGGGTTCGAGCAGATGCCGTGGAGTCTGTGTCGATCGGCGCCTCCGGTATGAGGGGTTGCGCCTCCGCCGGATATGGTCTCTTCTGCGGTTCAGGCACGACCGGGAGGGCATCACCCGGATGCCGAGAGCACCCTTGTATTCCGATCCACGAGCAGGTTGTAGGCATCGTGCCGGGGATTGTAGCGGACGAGCACGTTGTGGATCTCGACGATCTCCCCGTAGCGGCTTTCCCGCAGTGCGGCATTCTCCCCTGTCTCGTGGTATCGCGGAAGGATTGCGTACACGGATTTCCCGACTGTCCCGTCGCAGACCTTGTAGACGTGGTGCTCTGCATCTCCGAGGTCGGAGGACATGACTGCGACGACCACGCTGATGCGGCGTCTCAGGTGCTGCGAGAGCTTCGAGAGCCGGGTAAATCTGGCGTCGGGCGGTGCGCGATACACCTCCCGCGTAAGGCGATCCTTCCGGAGAAGGGCATAGGAGTACTTGATGTCGGTGTTGATGTAGCGGTGGGGCTCGTCGGTTCCTGCGACTGCGAGCATCAGCCGCGTGGGGCGAATGCTCTCTTTCTCCGCGAAGGACCAGCAGGTGATGGGATGGCAGCGGGTGCCCCACAGGAACGTGCAGGGCGCGTACATGAACAGCCCGCGATCCAGAAGAGCGGCAACCATCCTTCGCATCTCCGTGGCGTTCACCAGATCCGCCGGTTCGACGATCACGACCGTGCCGTCGTGCGCCAGATTCTCCGAATACCGCATCACGACCTCCGCACGCTGTTCGGGTGAGGCCTTCAGCTCGTTCAGCACCATCGAGAAGACCAGCATGTCCGGGCGCCCGGGTATCTCCTGGAGGGTGACCATGTCCGCATGCTGCGGCGGTTCGATGCGGAGCCCGGGGACGTCCTTCCCGAACTCCGGCACCAGGTAGCGGTAGGCTTCGAGATTCTCCTCGAATCTGTCGATCGCGAATATGTGCGCCTCTCCCCTGCCGAGGGTTTTCAGGAAACCTGCGATGGCGAGGGGCACAACGCCCGCCCCCGTCCCGACGTCCAGGATTCGCATCCGGGTTTTTAACAGGCCTTCTTCGGCCATCTGGAGGAGTATATGCTGGAACTGCGTGTAGTAGACCGGGGCGTGGTAGACCAGATAGCCGAAGACGCTGTAGCCCTTGCGGTAGGTGATCCCCTTGTCCTCCTTCCAGTACTCCGACTTCTGCGCCACGATCGCCCGGCGGATCCGCTCCAGCACCACGGGATCCGTAAGGGGTTTCCCCACCTTCTTCTCGATGTACTGCTGGATCCGATCCTGGAGCTCATCGGGAAACCGTCTGGCTCCCAGGGCTGCCCGGATGCGGCGGTGCTCCTCTTCCGAGAGCCGCAGGGTGTCGGCGATCCCGATGCGCTCCAGCGAGTAGTCGTCGCCGATCTTTTCCGAAGTGAGGCGGAGCTCGGCGAGGTGGGGGGCTATCCGTCGGTGGAGGGCTTCTGTTGGGATCTCTTCGGAGAGGTACGGGCGGATCTCGGAGAGGCGGAATCCGCACTTCATGGACGCGACGTACTTCAGTACCGAGAGGATCTCCCGATCTTCCATACCGGTACAGAGGTGGGGGGTTCACCGTATAATCTTATGGCACCGGCGTGAGCGTCGTATCTGCGACGGGGATGGATACTCGCCACTTTCACCCCGTCTGCCTGTCTCTTTATTCTCCTTGCACCCGTATGCGTGGTACTCCCCCGGGGTTCGGAGGAACCCGTGGTGCGGGAAGAGGAGGTCGACGATGCAGAGGGAGACCCTGCAACTGGGCGTGAGTACGACGGCGGAGCGGTGGATGCGGGTGCGGCGGGCGATGCGGAAAGAGGATCAGATCTATGCAGTCAGGCTGGTGGAGATGATGCAGCGGCACTCAAGGGAAGGTTTCTGCGCATTCGACGACCCGCTGGAAGCCGCCCTGTTCGCCGTTCTCGTGGAGCTGGTAAAGGAGGTGGACAGGCAGCGGGATCGCGGGCAGCAGAGGGAGGCGGATTGTGGTCGGGAATGCGGATAGCGGCGGGCGATACGGTCAAAGGCTGCGTTCTGCGGAGGTCTCAAGAGTTTGGCGCCTCCGCCTCGGCCGCCGTGCGCGGGGTCAGGATCGGAGGCGTTGCATCCGTTCCGCAGGGGGAGGGGGATTCGCAGTCGTGCGTGAGAATTGGCAACCTTTTACTATCGGTATGACAGGATTCTGCCAATAGTGCCGTATTGAGTAATAATATCATTTAAGTAACAATTTTGCACATTATCGCATGACCGGGCTCCCTATAAAAAGTCTGTTCATGTGCATTCCATCAAAGCATCGCCGATTCGCGATATCGGAGAATAATTTTAAATATTAAAAGATGATATTCGCAGCCGCATACCAGAGCGCGATGCATTTCGGCAGAGGAGCCATGGTGTGCAGGCTGGTACTTACGCTATGGACAAGCGGATACACCGGGTAACCCTCATAATGGCAATTCTAACGATAATGGCATCGGCGACCACTGCTGTCAGTGCGCTGGCGGACCTCGGCTTCACGCAGACGGCGGACCCGACCACGACGGTCGTCGGGGAGGCTGTCGCCTGGAGGGCCACGATCACGAATTACGGCCCGGATACGGCGACCGGGATCGTGGTCCGGTGCGACCACACCGGGATGGGCGGGGGCACAAAAACCAGCAACATCCAGGTAACGGCGGGGCGGTACAGCAGCCCCAACTGGACCATCCCTTCCCTGGCGAGCGGCCAGAGCGCCGACCTGACCTGGGACACAGTCTACACCCGGGTCGGGCAGAGCACGCACGGGATGAACATCATCGCATCCGCACCTGCCGATCCCGATCCGACCAATAACGGTGCGTATACCACCGTGACGATCTTCGCAGCAACCACACCGACTCCTGCGCCGACACCTCCCCCCACTCCGACACCGACACCCGCACCAACGCCGGCACTCACCCCGACGCCTTCTCCCGCTCCGACACCGACGCCGGCAGCCACGCCCACTCCCGACCCTGCCCCGACACCTACTCCGACGCCCGCTCTCACGCCAATACCGACGCCAAATCCGACTCCCGCACCAACCCCGACGTAAACACCCATTCCAACGCAGACCATCGCACCCGCTCCAACCCCCACTCCCTCCCCGACGCCCACGCCCACTCCAACGCCGCCTCCCACACCCGCTGCAACACCGACACCGGAGCCGGTCCTCTATGCGGATCTCTCACTCGCCGCCACGGTGTCCACCGCAACGGCCCGTGTCGGGGATCCGGTGGTGTGGGAGGTTACCGTGTCGAACAATGGGCCGGACACGGCGTCCGCCGTCCAGATCACGGAGGATCTGTCCGGGCTTCCCGGCGCCACCTACAGTGCGGTTGGGGTCAGCGGGGGTACCCGGGAGAACACTCTCTGGACGGTCCCGAGTCTTCGCAGGGGCGAGAGCGCCACATGGACCTTCATGACCGCGTTTGCGGATGCCGGGGAGAAGGTGAACCGTGCCGCCATCACGGCATCGATATCCACGGATCCCGATCCCGACAACAACGCAGCGACGGCTTCCGTCACGGTCGAGGCGTATACCCCGACCGCAGATCTCGGGATCACTGTGGCCGCGGCTGCCGCTGAAGCCTTCGTCGGGGATCCCGTCGCCTGGACGATCACGCTGACCAATGCCGGACCGGAAATGGCGACCGGCGTGGTGGTCCGCGTTGATGCCGCCAGTATACCGGATGCGACGATTGTATCCGCTGCGCCGGACAGCGGCTCGTTCCTCGATCAGGTCTGGACGATCCCGGAGCTGGATGCCGCCCAGAGCGCGACGCTCTCCCTGAGTACGAACTTCACCTCCGCAGGCAGCAGGACGAACCGCGTCCGGATCGACTCCGCCTCGCCGGCCGATGAGGAGAGCAGCGATAATGCAGCAGAGGCGACCGTGAACATCGTGAACCGACCGCCGCCTCCGGCGGTCGGTCCGGTACCCGCCACTGTCGGGATCCTGCCCGGGATCCTGGATGTGAACAATGCCACCTTCAATGTCTCGATCCGCCTGCCAGAGGGATACAGCGCACGCGGAATAGATCTCTCTTCCATCGAGTGTGGAGGCGCGAAGGCGACTTACGGTGATATCTCGTCGGATAACGCCACATACATTGCCCGCTTTTTCCAGCGAAAACTTACCGGCATCTCTCCGGGGGATGCGGTGAGACTCACTGTGAGCGGGCGGGTGGACACCGGAGACGCCTGGGCAGACTTTATGGGAAATGATACCGTCAGAGTCACCGCTGCCAGCACCGGCGGAGGCTCCAGTGGAAGTTCGGGGAGTTCCGGCAGTCCTGGTGGATCTTCCGGGGGATCGGGCGGCGGCTCGGGCGGATCCGCGGGGTTATCGCGCCCGACAGGCGGTTCGGGCAATGGTGGGTTCGGCGGGCTCTCCGCATCGAAGACTGCTGCCACTCCCGCGCCCATTCCGATCCAGCCAAGGGTCATCCCCTCCTCCACCCCGGTGTCCGCACCTGCGGGCGGTATGGTTCTGGCAGCGGCTCCTGTCGAACCGGAAGGCCTGACGGGTGATGCGGGCATCCCGGCAGAATCTGCGACGGCAGGAACGGCGACCCCGAATCCCCCGGACATCCTTCAGCGGATCACCGCGGCCTTCCTCGGATTCCTCCGCGCCATCTTCGGATGGCCCTGAATATCCACGCTTTTCGAACTCCCGCCGCTGCATATTCGCAACCGTCGAGCCGAGCGATTGTGAGTTCTCCCAATTCCTTGTGCGAGAAGGCAAATCCCGGGAGGGAACGGACGGCACCGGGATGCAGTATCGCCATTCCTGACGCGGAATCAACGTCCACGGAGCATCATTCCACCACGGATCTCGACGGGGTGAGAGTGCTGAGGCGCGCACATGTCCCCCTGAGAACTCCTGCCCGGAAGGGGCGATAGGGACCGGAAGGGAAGAGGAAGCGGGGGGTTATCTGCCTTTCCCGCGTGAGTCGACAAGATACACCGCCAGCAGCCCTGGAGTCTATCGGAGGTGGGGCAGGGATGGGTCTGCTCCGCCCTCCAAAAGAGCAGCGGCGGATCAGGTCGGAAGCCCCTGCTGATTGAAGGAGGCACTCGAGATTGCGGGCCCTGGTCGAGGGATCGTACTCCCCATGCGGGGCGGAGCCGGTGGGGGAGAAGATCCCACTGCTGCGGCGGGGCATGGTCAGGGGTGGCGAAGACCGGTGCGGTGCAGCAAAGGGTTTCGGACCGAAACGGGGACACCTTGCGGCTGGTGGAAAAGCCCCTGTATCCCGGGTGCCGCAGAGCCGCGCCGGACTCACCGGTGATCAGGGCGCTTAACCAGTCCCGAATCCGATGAATTCTCTCCTTCCGCGCTTGAGGGAGCGCAGCTCCCCGGGCTGCTCCGCCGCACGGGGTGACGAAGCGTGCCGGAAACTCCCATTTTTCTCCTTCCCGGAAACTGCCGGTGCACCCCGGTGACCGGCACCGGTAGAATTATTAGGGGTGGATGCCTTTACATCGACGATGGCAACCGATCCGGCAATTGCCCGAGCGTGGTACGACAGAGGCAACTTCTTCAGCAGCCAGGGACGGTTCAGCGATGCAGTCGCCTGCTTCGACGCGGCGCTCGCGCTGGATCCGGAGAATGCCCCCGCTCTGAAGAGAAAAGGATTCGCGCTCCTCAAACTGGAGCGGTACGAAGAGGCTGCGGAGACCTATCGCAGGGCGATCGCGATCGATCCCGGGGATGCAGCCGCATGGCAGCGGCGATGCTATGCGCTGGCCCGGCTGGATCGCCTCGATGAGGCGGCGGAGTGCTGCGATCGGGCCCTCCTTCTCGACCCGTCGTACTGCACCGCCCTGCACAGCAAGGGATGGATCCTCTGCAAGCTGAACCGCCACCGCGAGGCAATCGCCTGCTACGAGGCCATCCTGCGGATCGATCCCGATCGGGATTCGGCGATCCTTGCGCGCGAACAGGTGCTCGGACAGACGGCTCTCGATCAGCTGCAGGACTTCGTGAAGGTGGCGGAGAGGGATATCGAGATTCCGGAGGTGGTATACTCCGTACTGCAGAAGAGGGACTACCGGGAGATCGGGCAGGCATGGGAGGCTCTCCGCCGGATCCTGCAGGAAGGCCGGAGAGCGTGAGCGCCCGTGCCCCGCAGATGCCCGCATTCCGGGGAGCAGCGCCGCGACCTCGGTGGATCGGGGGAGCGTTTCGGAGCGGTGCAGGCGCACGCGAGCGGGATCTCGGCCGGAACCAATCGGAGGAAAAGAGTATTTAGGGGATCTCAACTCGATATGCCGGTATCGTATCGGTTCTGGGATGCGGGAGCGCAGCAGACACGCTGGAACAGCGCGACCGCGTCGGTGTACTCGGCCATCTTCCGCACGGCATCCTGCAACTGCCGGTTCAGCGAGTCCACCTGCTGCCGGGTGAGGTATCGTTTGCTGTAGCCCTGCCGCAGAGTCTCCCCCACGACCTGGCAGTTGTAGAACGACTTCTCCAGGATCTTCGTGGCGTCGAAGAGGACGAACTGGGGGATGCGTCCCCCTCCCGACATCAGATCTTTCAGGTGCTGGAGATCGTCGTCCACGTCGTTCAGGATCCGGATGATCAGGGATACGTATCTCTGCGTGTCTGATTCGAATGCGTTATATGCCATATGCTCGTCTCAGTTAATGCTGAATACAGAAAAGTACAAATACTTTCTTTTTATCGCTGCGGGAGTTCCGGCTCGTATAATCGCTGATCGGGAAAAATATCGGGTATATCCGGGTGCATCCCGTACCCGCCGGACATCAGGGGCGGGGATGCCGGACCGTTCAG
This portion of the Methanomicrobiales archaeon genome encodes:
- a CDS encoding tetratricopeptide repeat protein; this translates as MATDPAIARAWYDRGNFFSSQGRFSDAVACFDAALALDPENAPALKRKGFALLKLERYEEAAETYRRAIAIDPGDAAAWQRRCYALARLDRLDEAAECCDRALLLDPSYCTALHSKGWILCKLNRHREAIACYEAILRIDPDRDSAILAREQVLGQTALDQLQDFVKVAERDIEIPEVVYSVLQKRDYREIGQAWEALRRILQEGRRA
- a CDS encoding DUF11 domain-containing protein; protein product: MAILTIMASATTAVSALADLGFTQTADPTTTVVGEAVAWRATITNYGPDTATGIVVRCDHTGMGGGTKTSNIQVTAGRYSSPNWTIPSLASGQSADLTWDTVYTRVGQSTHGMNIIASAPADPDPTNNGAYTTVTIFAATTPTPAPTPPPTPTPTPAPTPALTPTPSPAPTPTPAATPTPDPAPTPTPTPALTPIPTPNPTPAPTPT
- a CDS encoding DUF11 domain-containing protein, producing MAPAPTPTPSPTPTPTPTPPPTPAATPTPEPVLYADLSLAATVSTATARVGDPVVWEVTVSNNGPDTASAVQITEDLSGLPGATYSAVGVSGGTRENTLWTVPSLRRGESATWTFMTAFADAGEKVNRAAITASISTDPDPDNNAATASVTVEAYTPTADLGITVAAAAAEAFVGDPVAWTITLTNAGPEMATGVVVRVDAASIPDATIVSAAPDSGSFLDQVWTIPELDAAQSATLSLSTNFTSAGSRTNRVRIDSASPADEESSDNAAEATVNIVNRPPPPAVGPVPATVGILPGILDVNNATFNVSIRLPEGYSARGIDLSSIECGGAKATYGDISSDNATYIARFFQRKLTGISPGDAVRLTVSGRVDTGDAWADFMGNDTVRVTAASTGGGSSGSSGSSGSPGGSSGGSGGGSGGSAGLSRPTGGSGNGGFGGLSASKTAATPAPIPIQPRVIPSSTPVSAPAGGMVLAAAPVEPEGLTGDAGIPAESATAGTATPNPPDILQRITAAFLGFLRAIFGWP
- a CDS encoding amino acid permease is translated as MPRDTELKRELGLFEVTFAGTGIILGAGIYALLGEGAALAGNAVWLAFLISAGIALFTGLSYAELSSMFPRASAEYEYTAQSFGRKIAFIVGWLIILSGVIASATVAVGFGGYVADLFSVSPIPSAILLIAALSLLLCIGVRESASVAVVFTLIEAGGLIFIAVVGIPYLGRVDYFEMPSGVDGLLQASALLFFAYLGFEEIVKMSEEAREPEKTIPRGLMLALLTSIVLYIAASISAVSVTGWQMLSATAAPFSVVAQVAVGDLGSVLLSAIALFATANTVLLMMYAASRIIYGMAESFSLPRVLARVHPVRRTPWVAILVIAVFTILFVFAGDIGFIANLTNYTLFVAFIAINGAVIVLRFTRPLMIRPFRVPLSVGAFPLVPLFGILSSILLLVQLDAVVLLIGVIITLIGAVIAFANIRYGRESP
- a CDS encoding class I SAM-dependent methyltransferase, with protein sequence MEDREILSVLKYVASMKCGFRLSEIRPYLSEEIPTEALHRRIAPHLAELRLTSEKIGDDYSLERIGIADTLRLSEEEHRRIRAALGARRFPDELQDRIQQYIEKKVGKPLTDPVVLERIRRAIVAQKSEYWKEDKGITYRKGYSVFGYLVYHAPVYYTQFQHILLQMAEEGLLKTRMRILDVGTGAGVVPLAIAGFLKTLGRGEAHIFAIDRFEENLEAYRYLVPEFGKDVPGLRIEPPQHADMVTLQEIPGRPDMLVFSMVLNELKASPEQRAEVVMRYSENLAHDGTVVIVEPADLVNATEMRRMVAALLDRGLFMYAPCTFLWGTRCHPITCWSFAEKESIRPTRLMLAVAGTDEPHRYINTDIKYSYALLRKDRLTREVYRAPPDARFTRLSKLSQHLRRRISVVVAVMSSDLGDAEHHVYKVCDGTVGKSVYAILPRYHETGENAALRESRYGEIVEIHNVLVRYNPRHDAYNLLVDRNTRVLSASG